The following proteins come from a genomic window of Deltaproteobacteria bacterium IMCC39524:
- the pstC gene encoding phosphate ABC transporter permease subunit PstC produces the protein MQTKTHINLDPAFRWLTLASGLAVLLLVGSILYTLVMGAMPALKHFGFGFLTSQEWDPAFMEFGALSSIYGTLASTAIGMLIAVPLSLVIALFLVEIAPPAVSRIVGGAIELLAAIPSIIYGMWGLFVFAPFMADHAQPWLASIAPGFALFQGPPMGIGMLSAGIILALMVLPFITSVTRDVFQMVPAVVKESAYGMGSTTWEVTRKVTIPYGIQGVVGACFLGLGRAIGETMAVTFVIGNRHEISASLFAAGNSIASTLANEFTEASDDLYLAALIELGLVLFGVTLVLQWAARWWLRRTARKLGAVR, from the coding sequence ATGCAGACGAAAACCCATATCAATCTTGACCCGGCATTCCGTTGGCTGACACTAGCCAGCGGGCTAGCTGTGTTGTTGCTCGTTGGCAGTATCCTCTACACCTTGGTAATGGGAGCCATGCCAGCGCTCAAACATTTCGGCTTCGGCTTTCTGACCTCGCAGGAGTGGGATCCCGCCTTCATGGAGTTCGGCGCGCTCAGCAGCATTTATGGCACTCTTGCTTCGACTGCCATCGGCATGCTGATCGCCGTTCCCTTAAGCCTGGTGATCGCTCTCTTCCTGGTGGAGATTGCCCCGCCGGCAGTGAGCCGCATCGTGGGTGGCGCCATCGAGCTTCTGGCCGCCATCCCAAGCATTATTTACGGCATGTGGGGCCTGTTCGTGTTTGCTCCATTCATGGCAGATCACGCACAACCGTGGCTGGCAAGCATCGCCCCTGGATTCGCACTCTTCCAGGGCCCGCCCATGGGTATTGGCATGCTCTCAGCCGGAATCATCCTCGCCCTGATGGTGCTGCCGTTCATCACCTCGGTGACCCGCGACGTCTTTCAGATGGTCCCCGCGGTGGTTAAGGAATCAGCCTACGGCATGGGCAGCACGACCTGGGAAGTGACCCGCAAGGTGACCATTCCTTACGGCATCCAGGGTGTCGTCGGCGCCTGCTTCCTCGGCCTCGGTCGCGCCATCGGTGAAACCATGGCGGTAACCTTCGTCATAGGCAACCGGCACGAGATCTCTGCCTCGCTGTTTGCTGCCGGCAACAGCATCGCTTCGACCTTGGCCAACGAATTTACCGAGGCTTCCGACGATCTTTACCTCGCTGCCCTGATCGAACTCGGTCTGGTCCTGTTTGGCGTCACTCTGGTCTTGCAGTGGGCAGCCCGCTGGTGGCTGCGCCGCACAGCGCGCAAGTTGGGGGCCGTAAGATGA
- the pstA gene encoding phosphate ABC transporter permease PstA — MRQRSLTYRRGIDLGIRLISFLAALFGMAMLGWILSIVILKGMPAINWQFFTELPAPPGMPGGGLANAILGTLLITLLAVLMGVPIGLAAGVWLAEFGQQSKTAEAVRFAANLLMGTPSIIIGVFVYVAIVMTTGHFSGISGAVALAIIMLPVVARTAEDMLALVPSALREAALALGVPRWKATLGIVFRSAKTGLLTGILLAVARVSGETAPLLFTSLNSPYWPESFNEPTANLTVTIFNYAMSPYEDWQTLAWGASLLIAASVLGTTVISRGLLWYRSK; from the coding sequence ATGAGACAACGCAGCTTGACATACCGTCGTGGCATCGACCTGGGGATTCGCCTGATCAGCTTCCTGGCGGCCCTGTTCGGAATGGCCATGCTCGGCTGGATTCTCAGCATCGTCATTCTCAAGGGGATGCCGGCCATCAACTGGCAGTTTTTCACCGAGTTACCGGCGCCGCCGGGAATGCCGGGCGGCGGGCTCGCCAACGCAATCCTCGGCACCCTGCTAATTACCCTGTTAGCCGTTCTGATGGGTGTCCCGATCGGGCTCGCCGCAGGCGTCTGGCTGGCGGAATTCGGTCAACAGTCGAAAACGGCTGAAGCCGTCCGTTTTGCGGCTAACTTACTGATGGGCACACCGTCGATCATCATTGGCGTCTTCGTTTACGTAGCAATCGTCATGACGACCGGACATTTCTCGGGAATCTCAGGCGCCGTAGCCCTGGCAATTATCATGTTGCCGGTGGTCGCACGCACCGCTGAGGACATGCTGGCTTTGGTGCCGAGTGCTCTGCGCGAAGCAGCATTAGCCCTTGGCGTGCCCCGCTGGAAAGCGACGCTGGGCATTGTTTTCCGCTCTGCAAAGACGGGCCTTTTAACTGGCATTTTACTTGCCGTTGCCCGGGTTAGTGGCGAAACGGCTCCCCTGCTCTTCACGTCCCTGAACAGTCCTTATTGGCCCGAATCGTTCAACGAGCCGACTGCGAATTTAACCGTAACCATTTTTAACTACGCCATGTCCCCTTACGAAGATTGGCAAACCTTGGCCTGGGGGGCTTCGCTGCTTATTGCAGCCAGCGTTCTAGGCACGACCGTTATTAGCCGGGGACTTCTCTGGTACAGGAGCAAATAA
- the pstS gene encoding phosphate ABC transporter substrate-binding protein PstS — translation MDPKSNQFFRTILITLTTLILSSAPALAAATINGAGATFPYPVYAQWAWQYNKETSVKLNYQSIGSGGGIRQIKAKTVDFGASDAPLKVAELDEAGLLQFPMIMGGVVPVVNVPGIEEGALKLSGTTLANIFLGKIKTWNDAAISKENPGLALPETAITVVYRADGSGTTWIFTNYLSKVSPTWKDSIGNAKAVKWPAGVGGKGNEGVAAYVQRIKGSIGYVEYAYALQNKLAYSLLQNQAGNYVAPTSTAFQAAAANADWANAEGFYLVLTDQPGAESWPITGASFILVHKEQANVATAKEILTFFDWCYRNGASTAEKLDYVPMPDAVVSLVEKTWAQEIQSTGKPVWP, via the coding sequence ATGGACCCAAAGAGCAACCAATTTTTCCGCACGATCCTGATCACCCTGACCACCCTGATACTAAGTTCCGCTCCTGCTCTCGCCGCAGCCACGATCAACGGCGCGGGAGCAACCTTCCCCTACCCGGTTTACGCGCAGTGGGCCTGGCAATACAACAAAGAGACCAGCGTCAAGTTGAACTACCAGTCGATCGGCTCGGGCGGCGGCATTCGCCAGATCAAAGCTAAAACTGTCGATTTCGGGGCGTCTGACGCACCATTAAAAGTGGCTGAGTTGGACGAAGCCGGGTTGCTGCAATTTCCCATGATCATGGGTGGCGTGGTTCCGGTTGTTAATGTGCCGGGCATTGAAGAAGGGGCCTTAAAACTCTCCGGAACCACCCTGGCCAACATCTTCCTGGGCAAGATAAAAACCTGGAACGATGCAGCGATTTCCAAGGAGAATCCAGGCCTGGCGCTTCCAGAAACAGCAATTACGGTCGTCTACCGGGCCGATGGCTCGGGCACAACCTGGATCTTTACCAACTACTTGAGCAAAGTTTCACCGACGTGGAAAGATTCGATCGGCAACGCCAAGGCGGTGAAGTGGCCTGCCGGGGTTGGTGGCAAGGGTAATGAAGGCGTCGCCGCCTACGTGCAGCGCATCAAAGGTTCGATCGGTTACGTCGAATATGCCTATGCCCTGCAGAACAAACTGGCCTACAGCCTGTTGCAAAACCAGGCTGGTAATTACGTCGCCCCAACCAGCACAGCCTTTCAGGCTGCAGCGGCCAATGCCGACTGGGCTAACGCCGAGGGCTTCTACCTGGTGCTGACCGACCAGCCCGGTGCTGAGAGTTGGCCGATCACCGGAGCTTCGTTCATCCTGGTCCACAAAGAGCAGGCGAATGTCGCAACCGCCAAAGAGATTTTGACCTTCTTTGACTGGTGCTATCGCAACGGAGCCAGCACGGCAGAAAAACTCGATTATGTGCCGATGCCCGATGCCGTCGTCAGCCTGGTTGAAAAAACCTGGGCGCAAGAGATCCAATCAACAGGCAAACCGGTTTGGCCATAA